The following proteins are co-located in the Candidatus Phytoplasma asteris genome:
- a CDS encoding YqaJ viral recombinase family protein: MQLEQNTLAWHNHRKKYINASEVAAIMGLNPFETKEQLLKRKVFGTPIEDNEAMKRGRILEPQARNFFNQTQKMQFEPKVFVKDFMSASLDGWDAQSQSLLEIKCPISFASYTWQSFLNEGKMPTIYYAQLQAQIYCSQSIKAYFLVYQNDQTNKNIEVKEDPNFITNMLEQCSHFFQLYLKTKQLQKQLQI, encoded by the coding sequence ATGCAATTAGAACAAAATACCTTAGCTTGGCACAATCATCGCAAAAAATACATTAATGCTTCCGAAGTAGCAGCTATCATGGGCTTAAATCCATTTGAAACCAAAGAGCAATTATTAAAAAGAAAAGTTTTTGGCACTCCAATCGAAGACAACGAAGCAATGAAACGCGGACGAATTTTGGAACCCCAAGCAAGAAATTTTTTCAACCAAACACAAAAAATGCAATTCGAACCCAAAGTCTTTGTCAAAGATTTCATGTCTGCTTCTTTGGATGGATGGGACGCCCAATCCCAAAGCCTCTTAGAAATCAAATGCCCCATTTCTTTTGCCTCTTATACTTGGCAATCCTTTTTAAATGAAGGAAAAATGCCTACTATCTATTATGCCCAACTCCAAGCCCAAATTTATTGTTCTCAATCAATTAAAGCTTACTTTTTAGTCTATCAAAACGACCAAACCAACAAAAATATCGAAGTCAAAGAAGACCCGAATTTTATCACAAACATGCTTGAACAGTGCAGTCATTTTTTTCAATTATACTTAAAAACTAAACAATTACAAAAACAACTTCAAATTTAA
- the rpsU gene encoding 30S ribosomal protein S21: MPKTVFRKGETIEETLRRFKREVSKSGVLAEARRKEHYIKPSVQKKNRQKNMRSKKR, from the coding sequence ATGCCAAAAACTGTTTTTCGTAAAGGAGAAACTATCGAAGAAACGCTACGTCGTTTTAAAAGAGAAGTTTCTAAATCTGGTGTCCTAGCAGAAGCGCGTCGCAAAGAACATTATATTAAACCAAGCGTACAAAAGAAAAATCGCCAAAAAAATATGCGTAGTAAAAAGCGTTAA
- the ybeY gene encoding rRNA maturation RNase YbeY yields MIIKIHNQTSFCITPFKSLLIKMFLPIKEKKLMHLIFVTNEKIQELNSFYRQKNYPTDVLSFPNDLTFFAGLEDNSLGDVFISFSKAQVQAQTAKHSLEREIAFLAVHGFLHLKGYQHRTEEEFQIMLALQEKILQNVGLNLDKTT; encoded by the coding sequence ATGATCATTAAAATCCACAATCAAACTTCTTTTTGCATCACACCTTTTAAATCTTTATTAATTAAAATGTTTTTACCCATCAAAGAAAAAAAATTAATGCATCTCATTTTTGTTACCAACGAAAAAATTCAAGAACTTAATTCCTTTTATCGCCAAAAAAATTATCCCACAGATGTTTTGTCTTTTCCTAATGATTTAACTTTTTTTGCAGGCTTAGAAGACAATTCTTTAGGCGATGTTTTTATTTCTTTTTCCAAAGCCCAAGTCCAAGCACAAACAGCCAAGCACAGTTTAGAACGCGAAATTGCTTTTTTAGCAGTGCATGGTTTTTTGCATCTTAAGGGTTATCAACACCGCACCGAAGAAGAGTTTCAAATAATGCTTGCTTTACAAGAAAAAATTTTACAAAACGTAGGTCTAAATTTAGACAAAACCACATAA
- the era gene encoding GTPase Era, with protein sequence MDFKSGFIAILGRPNVGKSTLLNALTQQKVAITSAKPQTTRHKIIGICHEPNAQYIFVDTPGINQYKHLLNQKMNNIAFQSIKDVDLILFLTDSFYHPKEETLLKMIFQTKKPVFLVINKIDRLKSKSQIDAIILSYLNHFSFQTVIPLSAIKAKNTTFLKENIYQNIKPGVAYYPQDMITDQKKELWIAEIIREKVLYYVHEEIPHASAVIIEKMEQKEHLLEIWGLILVERSSQKQILIGKAGSKLKQIGTHVRQDLNCHLQIKTHINLWVKVYPNWRNQKDLLSRFGY encoded by the coding sequence ATGGATTTTAAATCTGGTTTTATTGCTATTTTGGGACGCCCAAACGTCGGCAAATCAACTCTTCTAAACGCATTAACCCAACAAAAAGTTGCCATCACAAGCGCCAAACCCCAAACAACACGCCACAAAATTATTGGCATTTGCCACGAACCTAACGCCCAATATATTTTTGTAGACACCCCAGGAATTAACCAATATAAACATTTATTGAACCAAAAAATGAACAACATCGCTTTTCAAAGCATCAAAGATGTTGATTTAATTCTCTTTTTAACAGATTCCTTTTATCATCCCAAAGAAGAAACTTTGTTAAAAATGATTTTCCAAACCAAAAAACCAGTTTTTTTAGTCATCAATAAAATTGACCGTTTAAAGAGCAAAAGCCAAATTGATGCTATTATTTTAAGCTATTTAAACCATTTTTCTTTTCAAACAGTAATCCCACTTTCTGCTATCAAAGCCAAAAACACCACTTTTTTAAAAGAAAATATCTATCAAAATATCAAACCAGGGGTCGCTTACTATCCGCAAGACATGATTACTGATCAAAAAAAAGAACTTTGGATAGCAGAAATAATCCGCGAAAAAGTCCTTTATTATGTCCACGAAGAAATCCCTCACGCCTCAGCTGTAATAATTGAAAAAATGGAACAAAAAGAACATTTATTAGAAATTTGGGGCTTGATTTTGGTAGAAAGAAGCTCTCAAAAACAAATCTTAATTGGCAAGGCAGGCTCCAAACTCAAACAAATAGGAACACATGTTCGCCAAGACCTCAATTGCCATTTGCAAATCAAAACTCACATTAATTTATGGGTCAAGGTGTATCCTAATTGGCGCAACCAAAAAGATTTATTAAGTCGCTTTGGATATTAA
- a CDS encoding glycine--tRNA ligase has translation MQHLDKVISLAKQTGFVFAGSEIYGGLANSWDYGPLGSLLKNNIKKAWLQKFVQEQPNNVLLDGSILLNSTVWKASGHLDSFSDPLTENQDTNKRFRADKLIESHNPQLDISGWSYEQMHDYLVKNQVLGTSNWTPIRPFNMLFKTHQGVILENSKPLYLRPETAQGIFIQFKNILKTTRKKLPFGVCQIGKVFRNEVTPGNFIFRTCEFEQMELEFFCQPGTEAHWFNHWKNLMYDFLITLGMNPQNLTFKDHKKENLSHYSQQTCDILFKFPWGFDELWGIASRTNFDLKTHQQHSKKDLTYFDETTKQKILPYVIEPSLGIERLFFAFLINNYHEESTSNETRQILTFHPFLAPYKVAVLPLIKKTHSAKAQEIHQYLAKHFDVCYDETQSIGKRYRRQDMIGTPFCLTVDDQTLTHNTVTLRNRDTAQQQTFLLAEAKKYIQEKIILK, from the coding sequence ATGCAACATTTAGACAAAGTTATTTCATTAGCCAAACAAACAGGATTTGTATTTGCAGGCAGTGAAATTTATGGAGGACTTGCCAATAGTTGGGATTATGGTCCTTTAGGCAGTTTATTAAAAAACAACATTAAAAAAGCTTGGTTGCAAAAATTTGTCCAAGAACAACCCAATAATGTTTTGTTAGATGGATCCATTTTACTTAATTCTACCGTATGGAAAGCCTCAGGTCATCTGGATTCTTTTTCGGATCCCCTTACCGAAAATCAAGACACCAACAAGAGATTTCGTGCTGATAAACTCATCGAAAGCCACAATCCACAGTTAGATATTAGCGGTTGGTCCTACGAACAAATGCATGACTATTTAGTCAAAAACCAAGTCTTAGGAACTTCCAACTGGACACCCATCAGACCTTTTAACATGCTTTTTAAAACCCATCAAGGAGTCATTTTGGAAAACTCCAAACCTCTATATTTAAGACCTGAAACAGCACAAGGAATTTTTATCCAATTTAAAAACATTTTAAAAACTACCAGAAAAAAACTTCCCTTTGGAGTCTGCCAAATTGGAAAAGTATTCCGCAACGAAGTGACACCTGGCAACTTTATTTTCCGTACTTGTGAATTTGAACAAATGGAACTAGAATTTTTTTGCCAACCAGGCACCGAAGCCCATTGGTTTAACCACTGGAAAAACTTAATGTATGATTTTTTAATTACTTTGGGTATGAACCCGCAAAATTTAACATTTAAAGATCACAAAAAAGAAAACCTCAGCCATTATTCACAACAAACTTGCGATATTTTATTCAAATTTCCTTGGGGTTTTGATGAACTTTGGGGGATTGCTTCCAGAACAAACTTCGACTTGAAAACCCACCAACAACACTCCAAAAAAGATCTTACTTATTTTGACGAAACTACCAAACAAAAAATTTTACCCTACGTTATCGAACCTTCTTTAGGAATAGAAAGACTATTTTTTGCTTTTCTAATTAACAATTACCACGAAGAAAGCACCTCCAACGAAACAAGGCAAATCCTTACTTTTCACCCTTTTTTAGCACCTTACAAAGTAGCTGTTTTGCCATTAATCAAAAAAACACACAGCGCCAAAGCCCAAGAAATCCACCAGTATTTAGCCAAACATTTTGATGTTTGTTACGATGAGACCCAAAGTATTGGCAAAAGATACCGCAGACAAGATATGATTGGTACTCCTTTTTGTCTCACTGTAGACGACCAAACCCTTACCCACAACACAGTGACTTTAAGAAACCGTGACACAGCCCAACAACAAACCTTTTTACTAGCAGAAGCCAAAAAATACATCCAAGAAAAAATTATTTTAAAATAA
- the dnaG gene encoding DNA primase has protein sequence MQDNKQLIDQINEKMPILDLVQEFVQLKKSGKNYMGLCPFHDEKTPSFSVSPERNIGVCMSCKKGGNPVFFYKSIKNIPLNQAIFELATRLGIATSLPQQSTHQYQKFYNIMQEAADFYSHQLKHNKQVLNYLEKRGFDNDIIKHFKLGYAPKASHLSRYLMEGTKFDPDDLKKLSLINQDDKTGNFYDFFKNRLIFPITNKSGQIVAFSSRSLDDQMPKYLNSPETIIFKKGETLYQYYETQAEIRKKQKVILHEGFFDVMASFKAQFKNVVATMGTNLTLDHAKLLKKITDKIIIAYDGDKAGKTATLEIGTFLQKNHFKVQIVDFPNNLDPDEYIKTEGPEKYQHLLNDNLKDFLALKVDLICQQMDSYNKAQTKKELQELFQSSSFEIKMLYQEYLQKTYQLTVNLNSQVSINKAPKPPYIAHNKQQLNLTKFDIKIEIIIELLLNAAFFKTQNPKTFATIKKTPGFDDLQCSCLLNYIKNYYKKNPKQTCIPWEEIKKTAFKENIDDLLTSIEKHHFFKMEKRPLLQDKEGKIFNNYIKELEIRDKIEQKQQKINELNDKLLPIDNTEKNKLQKKKDKLKKERRQLQQQLSELVNDIFC, from the coding sequence ATGCAAGATAACAAACAATTAATTGATCAAATCAATGAAAAAATGCCTATCCTTGATTTAGTTCAAGAATTTGTACAATTAAAAAAATCAGGCAAAAATTACATGGGGTTGTGCCCTTTTCACGATGAAAAAACGCCTTCTTTTTCTGTGTCTCCTGAAAGAAATATAGGAGTTTGTATGTCTTGTAAAAAAGGCGGTAATCCTGTTTTTTTTTACAAAAGCATCAAAAACATCCCTTTAAATCAAGCCATTTTTGAACTGGCAACCCGCTTGGGCATTGCTACTTCCCTACCCCAACAAAGCACCCATCAATACCAAAAATTCTACAACATCATGCAAGAAGCAGCAGATTTTTATTCCCATCAATTAAAACACAACAAACAAGTCCTCAATTATTTAGAAAAAAGAGGCTTTGACAATGACATAATAAAACATTTTAAATTAGGTTATGCTCCCAAAGCTTCCCATTTATCACGTTATTTAATGGAAGGTACCAAATTTGACCCTGATGACCTCAAAAAATTAAGTCTCATCAATCAAGACGACAAAACCGGCAACTTTTATGATTTTTTCAAAAACCGACTCATTTTTCCCATTACTAACAAATCAGGCCAAATTGTTGCTTTTTCCAGCCGCAGTCTAGATGATCAAATGCCTAAATATCTCAACAGTCCCGAAACAATAATTTTCAAAAAAGGCGAAACTTTGTATCAATACTACGAAACCCAAGCTGAAATCAGAAAAAAACAAAAAGTCATTTTGCATGAAGGTTTTTTTGATGTTATGGCATCTTTCAAAGCCCAATTCAAAAACGTAGTTGCTACCATGGGAACCAACCTTACTTTGGATCATGCCAAACTATTAAAAAAAATCACCGACAAAATAATTATTGCCTATGACGGCGACAAAGCAGGAAAAACCGCTACTTTAGAAATTGGAACCTTTCTCCAAAAAAACCACTTCAAAGTCCAAATAGTAGATTTTCCCAATAATCTAGACCCCGATGAATACATCAAAACTGAAGGACCCGAAAAATACCAACACCTTCTAAATGATAATTTAAAGGATTTTTTAGCTTTGAAAGTGGATTTGATTTGCCAACAAATGGATTCTTACAACAAAGCCCAAACCAAAAAAGAATTACAAGAACTATTCCAATCCTCAAGCTTTGAAATCAAAATGCTTTATCAAGAATACTTACAAAAAACATATCAACTAACAGTTAACCTTAATTCTCAAGTCTCCATTAACAAAGCCCCAAAACCTCCTTACATTGCTCATAACAAACAACAATTAAATTTAACCAAATTTGACATTAAAATAGAAATCATCATAGAATTGCTTTTAAATGCTGCTTTTTTCAAAACCCAAAACCCCAAAACATTTGCCACCATCAAAAAAACCCCCGGTTTTGATGACTTGCAATGCAGTTGTCTGCTAAACTATATTAAAAATTATTACAAGAAAAATCCTAAACAAACTTGTATTCCTTGGGAAGAAATCAAAAAAACCGCATTTAAAGAAAATATTGATGATTTATTAACATCTATCGAAAAACATCATTTTTTTAAAATGGAAAAGCGCCCTCTTTTACAAGATAAAGAAGGCAAAATATTTAACAATTATATAAAAGAATTAGAAATCCGCGACAAAATAGAACAAAAACAACAAAAAATAAATGAGTTAAATGATAAATTACTTCCAATAGATAACACTGAAAAAAACAAATTACAAAAAAAGAAAGACAAGCTCAAAAAAGAAAGAAGACAATTACAACAACAATTAAGCGAATTAGTAAATGATATATTTTGTTAA